A part of Fibrobacter sp. UWR4 genomic DNA contains:
- a CDS encoding ABC transporter permease subunit (The N-terminal region of this protein, as described by TIGR01726, is a three transmembrane segment that identifies a subfamily of ABC transporter permease subunits, which specificities that include histidine, arginine, glutamine, glutamate, L-cystine (sic), the opines (in Agrobacterium) octopine and nopaline, etc.): MVRNIFKMVVAVALALSATVFVGCNEGDPLANKVHKVSDLGKKKVGVQIGNTADIYASEYVGDTNKIDVERYTKLADAVQALKQGKIDAVLLDDQPAIYFVKQNPTLRVLDEAFVEETYAGVIAKGNEGLLDTFNLVLKEMHENGIFDSLMNTYINGTGSYHYAQKVKEGPKLVLATNAQFPPYEYHEGEFIVGLEIELAYYLADKMGRVLEIQDIEFDAVINAVSSGKADLGLSGFTVTEERKKSINFTDKLVDNKVVVMVRSDIKADELDNKVFAVSDLGKKKVGVQIGNTADIYASEYGGDTNKIDVERYTKLADAVQALKQGKIDAVLLDDQPAIYFVKQNPTLRVLDEAFVEETYAGVIAKGNEGLLDTFNLVLKEMHENGIFDSLMNTYINGTGSYHYAQKVKEGPHLVLATNAQFPPYEYHEGEFIVGLEIELAYYLADKMGRVLEIQDIEFDAVINAVSSGKADLGLSGFTVTEERKKSINFTDKLVDNRVVVLVRTGMKEASEESFGEKFHKNFIKDNRWKYIAEGLRNTLIIALCAAALGILIGFLVAMVRVNHEFNGKYKIANWICKAYLAVIRGTPMMVQLLIIYYIVFSSVNINKLLVAIIAFGINSGAYVSEIIRGGIKAVDPGQIEAGRSLGLKFKTVMLHVVYPQAFKNSLPALTNEFISLIKETSICGYIGLTDLTRGGDIIRSLTYEAMFPLISVAIVYFIIVAGLSTCVARLEKKLKKNER; this comes from the coding sequence ATGGTTCGTAACATTTTTAAGATGGTTGTGGCTGTTGCCTTGGCTCTTTCCGCTACGGTCTTTGTGGGCTGTAATGAAGGTGATCCTCTGGCAAACAAGGTTCACAAGGTTAGTGACCTTGGCAAGAAGAAGGTTGGGGTCCAGATTGGTAACACCGCCGACATTTACGCCAGCGAGTATGTTGGCGATACCAACAAGATTGATGTGGAACGCTACACCAAGTTGGCCGACGCTGTCCAGGCTCTGAAGCAGGGCAAGATTGATGCTGTTCTTCTGGATGACCAGCCGGCAATTTACTTTGTGAAGCAGAATCCGACTCTTCGTGTTTTGGACGAAGCCTTCGTGGAAGAAACTTACGCAGGTGTCATTGCCAAGGGTAACGAAGGCCTGCTGGATACTTTCAACCTGGTGTTGAAGGAAATGCACGAGAACGGAATCTTTGATTCCCTGATGAACACTTACATCAACGGTACAGGTTCCTACCATTATGCTCAGAAGGTGAAGGAAGGCCCGAAGCTTGTTCTGGCTACCAACGCTCAGTTCCCGCCCTACGAATATCACGAAGGCGAATTTATCGTTGGTCTGGAAATTGAACTGGCTTACTACCTGGCCGACAAGATGGGCCGCGTGCTGGAAATCCAGGACATTGAATTTGACGCTGTGATTAACGCCGTAAGTTCCGGCAAGGCTGATTTGGGCCTGTCTGGCTTTACTGTTACGGAAGAACGGAAGAAGTCCATTAACTTCACCGACAAGCTGGTGGACAACAAGGTGGTGGTCATGGTTCGTAGCGACATCAAGGCTGACGAACTGGACAACAAGGTTTTTGCTGTTAGTGACCTTGGCAAGAAGAAGGTGGGGGTCCAGATTGGTAACACCGCCGACATTTACGCCAGCGAGTATGGTGGCGATACCAACAAGATTGATGTGGAACGTTACACCAAGTTGGCTGACGCTGTCCAGGCTCTGAAGCAGGGCAAGATTGACGCTGTTCTTTTGGATGACCAGCCGGCAATTTACTTTGTGAAGCAGAATCCGACTCTTCGTGTTTTGGACGAAGCCTTCGTGGAAGAAACTTACGCAGGTGTCATTGCCAAGGGTAACGAAGGCCTGCTGGATACTTTCAACCTGGTGTTGAAGGAAATGCACGAGAACGGAATCTTTGATTCCCTGATGAACACTTACATCAACGGTACAGGTTCCTACCATTACGCCCAGAAGGTGAAGGAAGGTCCCCATCTGGTGCTGGCCACCAACGCTCAGTTCCCGCCCTACGAATATCACGAAGGCGAATTTATCGTTGGTCTGGAAATTGAACTGGCTTACTACCTGGCCGACAAGATGGGTCGTGTGCTGGAAATCCAGGACATTGAATTTGACGCTGTGATTAACGCTGTCAGTTCCGGCAAGGCCGACCTTGGCCTTTCTGGCTTTACCGTTACGGAAGAACGGAAGAAGTCCATTAACTTCACCGACAAGCTGGTGGACAATCGCGTGGTGGTTCTGGTCCGTACGGGCATGAAGGAAGCTTCTGAAGAATCCTTTGGAGAAAAGTTCCATAAGAACTTCATCAAGGATAACCGCTGGAAGTACATTGCCGAAGGTCTCCGCAACACCTTGATTATTGCCTTGTGCGCCGCCGCTCTGGGCATCCTGATTGGCTTCCTGGTGGCTATGGTCCGCGTAAACCATGAATTCAATGGCAAGTACAAAATCGCCAACTGGATTTGCAAGGCTTACCTTGCCGTCATTCGCGGAACCCCGATGATGGTACAGTTGTTGATCATCTACTACATCGTGTTCTCTTCTGTGAATATCAATAAGCTGCTTGTGGCCATTATTGCCTTCGGTATTAATTCCGGCGCCTACGTTTCTGAAATTATCCGCGGCGGTATCAAGGCGGTGGATCCGGGTCAGATTGAAGCTGGCCGTAGCCTTGGCCTGAAGTTCAAGACGGTGATGCTTCATGTGGTTTACCCCCAGGCTTTCAAGAACTCCTTGCCGGCGCTCACCAACGAATTTATCTCTCTCATCAAGGAAACTTCTATTTGCGGCTACATCGGCCTTACCGATTTGACCCGCGGTGGCGATATTATCCGAAGCCTTACCTACGAAGCCATGTTCCCGTTGATTTCTGTGGCTATTGTTTACTTCATCATTGTGGCAGGCCTTTCTACCTGCGTGGCTCGTCTTGAAAAGAAACTGAAGAAGAACGAGCGTTAA
- a CDS encoding amino acid ABC transporter ATP-binding protein: MSEKLVMIEVKNLCKSYGDKQILKNINVEFHKGDVVAIIGPSGCGKSTFLRQLNLLEKPTSGDILLDGKSILDKKVSKPAIRARVGMVFQQFNLFKNMTALENIMFAPVKLGLLSKAEGHKRALELLKRVGLEDRADHYPAQLSGGQQQRVAIARATAMNPEAILFDEPTSALDPEMVGEVLKIMKDLAQSGMTMLVVTHEMGFAREVANRVLFFADGVIKEQGTPAEIFDNPKDERLKDFLAAIKK, encoded by the coding sequence ATGAGTGAAAAGCTAGTAATGATTGAAGTGAAGAACCTCTGCAAGTCCTACGGTGACAAGCAGATCTTGAAGAACATCAATGTGGAATTCCACAAGGGTGACGTGGTGGCCATTATCGGACCTTCTGGTTGCGGTAAGTCCACCTTCCTTCGTCAGTTGAATCTTTTGGAAAAGCCCACCAGCGGTGACATTCTGCTGGACGGCAAGAGCATTCTGGATAAAAAGGTTTCCAAGCCCGCGATTCGTGCCCGCGTGGGAATGGTGTTCCAGCAGTTTAATTTGTTCAAGAACATGACTGCGCTGGAAAACATCATGTTCGCTCCGGTGAAGCTTGGCTTGTTGAGCAAGGCGGAAGGTCATAAGCGTGCCCTGGAACTTTTGAAGCGTGTAGGTCTGGAAGACCGTGCCGACCATTACCCGGCTCAACTTTCCGGTGGTCAGCAGCAGCGTGTGGCTATTGCCCGCGCCACGGCTATGAATCCCGAGGCAATCCTGTTTGATGAACCCACCAGCGCTCTGGACCCTGAAATGGTGGGCGAAGTACTGAAGATTATGAAGGACCTTGCACAGTCCGGCATGACCATGCTGGTGGTGACTCACGAAATGGGCTTTGCCCGTGAAGTGGCGAACCGCGTGCTGTTCTTTGCCGATGGCGTCATCAAGGAACAGGGAACTCCCGCAGAAATCTTTGACAATCCCAAGGATGAACGCTTGAAGGACTTCCTGGCTGCCATCAAGAAATAA
- a CDS encoding M6 family metalloprotease domain-containing protein, giving the protein MVSLKKLMAGGFILALCGNAFADIVYQGKRMQSWPADAITKFDNSRGSNMRFAPPKEVSHYSAPKGKIYGLTLLVDFSDQPAPVTVDEVSDWLNKEGFNRDGCKGSVRDYYLDVSNGQLDFTNEVFGWYRAKYPKSYYEGLDGYSGSDVLVKEVFEYFDSKVDYSRYDNDKNGVTEAINIVYAGEGQTWGQGLWPHAGWSNETRDGVRLQNHQMTDMPGKFSIYVFVHECGHMIFGWPDLYWYGDYCTMGNRANDWNPIAINDFYRADQGWIPFVDVSAEDIGKASSEAGEKCYRFKNPNRPDKEGLAWSYVKNTGRNATLKGNGILMQHYDFSIDGNSSANKLGLRIVHADSKGKTSDPENDQWPSPGSRATAFFSGTYNAFSDALYPAIRWYSGAETGLNFTDVNVNGSTLSFCLGGNCTVSFDDGNSGSSDEPMTITEISFTADLSISDDYAPVSIDLQGSKVAEILGIKESEIASKASFYAVEPDSSLNSNTTGEGTGHWFDAKGSVVTWNTNGTSIVFSNVDLSTMTTKVGHMPGKVKAGDKFTFRQALVYGNKQATLAFNITIKDDSTAPDSSADSSTTAIVQLHQSTLDLARISVQYFDMNGNLLTSKPTQAGNYLMRIKKNGKAISQSVIRIK; this is encoded by the coding sequence ATGGTTAGTTTAAAAAAGCTGATGGCGGGCGGTTTTATTCTCGCCCTGTGTGGAAACGCCTTCGCAGATATCGTGTACCAGGGGAAACGCATGCAATCCTGGCCTGCAGATGCGATTACCAAATTCGATAATTCTCGCGGATCCAACATGAGATTCGCCCCACCCAAGGAAGTCAGCCACTATTCCGCCCCCAAGGGAAAAATTTACGGCCTAACTTTGCTGGTAGATTTTTCTGACCAGCCCGCTCCCGTCACAGTTGACGAAGTTTCCGACTGGCTGAATAAGGAAGGCTTTAATCGAGACGGTTGCAAAGGTTCCGTCCGAGATTACTATCTGGACGTTTCCAACGGTCAACTGGACTTTACCAATGAAGTCTTTGGTTGGTACCGCGCCAAATATCCAAAGTCCTATTACGAGGGACTGGATGGCTATTCCGGATCTGATGTGCTAGTAAAGGAAGTCTTTGAATACTTCGATTCAAAGGTGGATTATTCCCGCTATGACAACGACAAGAACGGAGTGACGGAAGCCATCAATATCGTCTACGCAGGTGAAGGTCAAACATGGGGACAGGGACTTTGGCCCCACGCAGGATGGTCCAACGAAACTCGTGATGGCGTTCGTCTGCAAAACCATCAGATGACGGATATGCCGGGAAAGTTTTCCATCTACGTTTTCGTCCATGAATGCGGCCATATGATTTTCGGCTGGCCGGACCTTTACTGGTATGGGGATTACTGCACCATGGGCAACCGCGCCAACGATTGGAACCCCATCGCCATTAACGATTTCTACCGCGCCGACCAGGGCTGGATTCCCTTCGTTGATGTTTCTGCGGAAGATATCGGAAAAGCTTCCTCGGAGGCTGGGGAAAAATGCTATCGCTTCAAGAATCCCAATCGTCCCGACAAGGAAGGCTTGGCCTGGTCCTATGTGAAAAACACCGGACGAAATGCAACTCTCAAGGGAAACGGCATTTTAATGCAGCATTACGATTTCTCTATCGATGGGAATTCTTCTGCCAATAAGCTCGGGTTGAGAATCGTCCATGCGGATTCCAAGGGAAAGACAAGCGATCCGGAAAACGACCAATGGCCCTCCCCCGGCAGCCGCGCCACCGCCTTCTTTAGCGGAACATACAATGCTTTTTCCGACGCACTCTATCCCGCCATCCGCTGGTATAGCGGTGCAGAAACAGGATTGAACTTTACCGACGTGAACGTAAACGGAAGCACATTAAGCTTCTGTCTCGGCGGAAACTGCACCGTTTCCTTTGACGACGGTAACTCGGGCTCCTCCGACGAGCCAATGACCATCACGGAAATCAGCTTTACAGCGGACCTGTCAATCAGCGACGACTACGCTCCCGTTTCCATCGACTTGCAGGGTTCAAAGGTCGCAGAAATTCTCGGCATCAAGGAAAGCGAAATTGCCTCCAAGGCTAGTTTTTACGCGGTAGAACCGGATAGTTCGTTGAACAGCAACACCACTGGCGAAGGAACCGGTCATTGGTTCGATGCCAAGGGTTCTGTCGTAACCTGGAATACCAACGGCACTAGCATAGTTTTCTCCAACGTCGATCTTTCCACCATGACCACCAAGGTGGGACACATGCCAGGCAAGGTAAAAGCAGGCGACAAGTTCACTTTCAGGCAGGCTCTAGTTTACGGAAACAAACAGGCCACTCTGGCATTTAACATTACAATCAAGGACGATTCCACCGCACCGGATAGCAGCGCGGATTCTTCCACTACAGCAATAGTTCAATTGCATCAAAGCACCTTGGATTTAGCCAGAATTTCCGTCCAGTATTTCGATATGAACGGCAATTTATTGACATCCAAACCCACACAGGCAGGCAACTACCTAATGCGCATAAAGAAAAACGGAAAGGCCATCAGCCAATCCGTTATTCGAATCAAATAG